Proteins encoded together in one Papaver somniferum cultivar HN1 unplaced genomic scaffold, ASM357369v1 unplaced-scaffold_117, whole genome shotgun sequence window:
- the LOC113329638 gene encoding uncharacterized protein LOC113329638, translating to MASPSVHVGEQIQISTVTYDNYDEQVIGFGYNRSNNEYKVVGIVFGYGSGMIVVHTLQGDTRWRNRSCMFEKQLLSGFEVFRGSSVSAGIFANGFLHWIDQINKSIIIAFDLEDDKFKFLLSIPGGRGAKYVDLMVLGGNLCVLEVVPSKHVTVWESGYSKEQHGFVYPNWVTKFKIALQDYSWFEPFALTKSDDKCLLWYNVVLSCYDPDTKTLRKLDETLKKLMDDSTPSVYTTTRATHHVNIIASLKVIMEERVGMKRKAHEDRDRKRKTYWYD from the exons ATGGCATCTCCATCAGTTCATGTTG GAGAGCAAATTCAAATTTCGACTGTTACTTATGATAATTACGACGAACAAGTGATTGGATTCGGTTACAATCGTTCTAATAACGAGTACAAAGTTGTTGGAATTGTTTTTGGGTATGGAAGTGGAATGATTGTGGTGCATACCCTCCAAGGCGATACTAGGTGGAGAAACAGAAGTTGTATGTTTGAAAAACAACTTTTGTCCGGCTTCGAAGTTTTTCGTGGATCATCGGTATCAGCGGGTATTTTTGCGAATGGATTTCTTCACTGGATAGATCAGATCAATAAGAGTATTATTATAGCTTTCGATTTGGAAGATGACAAGTTTAAATTCCTCCTATCAATACCAGGAGGCCGTGGTGCTAAATATGTCGACCTCATGGTATTGGGAGGGAATTTGTGTGTTTTAGAAGTAGTTCCAAGTAAACATGTCACGGTATGGGAGTCAGGGTATAGTAAGGAGCAACACGGGTTCGTTTACCCTAATTGGGTTACGAAATTTAAGATAGCATTGCAAGACTACAGCTGGTTTGAGCCATTTGCTCTAACAAAGAGCGACGACAAATGTTTATTGTGGTACAATGTTGTCCTCTCTTGTTATGACCCTGATACTAAAACTTTGAGAAAGCTAGATGAGACTTTGAAGAAACTCATGGATGATTCTACGCCTTCCGTATATACCACCACTCGGGCAACTCATCACGTGAATATTATTGCTTCATTGAAAGTGATTATGGAGGAAAGAGTTGGAATGAAAAGAAAAGCTCATGAGGATCGagatagaaaaagaaaaacatactgGTACGACTAG